A genome region from Manihot esculenta cultivar AM560-2 chromosome 5, M.esculenta_v8, whole genome shotgun sequence includes the following:
- the LOC110614589 gene encoding xanthotoxin 5-hydroxylase CYP82C4, whose protein sequence is MFVDLNYNRNMDLNLQVIALIGFISLIFLYFVLFSRTRNIIGRTNFGQAPEPAGAWPIIGHLHLLAGSSQLLHQKLGLMADKYGPAFILRLGSRRAFVVSSSEVAEECYTTCDKALASRPSTAATKHMCYNDAVFGFAPYSPHWREMRKIVMSELLSNRRLEIIKNVQASEIDVLLRKLYDLWAKNSCHPVCIDLKHLLEDLTLNVIVKMVAGKSFVGGSDDVEARWCQKKISEFFHLLGMFVLSDAFPSLWWLDLQGLEKKMKKTGQNLDEMLEDWVSEHRRKKASGELKAEGEQDFIDVMLSLEDDGQLSGFPYDSNTSIKATCLTVIAGGSDTTSTMLTWAISLLLNHRFALEKLKEELDLHVGVERQVNETDLKNLVYLQAVVKETLRLYPVAPLSGPRQALEDCTIAGFHVPAGTRLIINAWKIHRDPSVWTNPSAFQPERFLTSHAGVDVRGQHFELIPFGSGRRSCPGMSFALHGLHLTLARLFHAFDLATPMDRPVDMSESTGVTLPKATPLEVLLSPRPAARIYCF, encoded by the exons ATGTTCGTCGATCTTAATTACAATCGAAATATGGATCTGAATCTGCAAGTAATCGCACTTATTGGGTTCATTTCCTTGATCTTTCTCTACTTTGTCTTGTTTAGCAGGACAAGAAACATAATTGGAAGGACCAATTTTGGACAAGCACCCGAACCAGCCGGTGCATGGCCAATCATAGGCCATCTTCATCTACTAGCCGGTTCTAGTCAGCTGCTTCACCAGAAGCTTGGATTGATGGCTGATAAGTATGGACCAGCCTTCATTCTTCGCCTAGGAAGCCGCCGCGCTTTTGTAGTTTCAAGTAGCGAAGTGGCCGAGGAATGCTACACCACTTGTGATAAAGCACTCGCTTCCCGTCCCAGCACAGCAGCCACAAAGCACATGTGTTATAATGATGCAGTGTTTGGTTTTGCGCCCTATTCTCCTCACTGGCGAGAGATGCGAAAGATAGTAATGTCAGAACTTCTTTCAAATCGCCGACTTGAGATTATCAAGAACGTTCAGGCTTCTGAAATCGATGTGCTGCTAAGGAAGCTTTATGATCTCTGGGCCAAAAATAGTTGCCACCCAGTGTGTATAGATCTTAAACACTTGTTGGAGGATTTAACGCTTAATGTGATTGTAAAAATGGTGGCTGGAAAATCTTTTGTTGGTGGCTCTGATGATGTTGAGGCCAGATGGTGCCAAAAGAAGATTTCTGAGTTCTTTCACTTGCTCGGCATGTTTGTGTTGTCAGATGCCTTCCCTTCTCTCTGGTGGTTGGATTTGCAGGGTCttgaaaagaaaatgaagaagacAGGCCAGAACTTGGATGAGATGCTTGAAGATTGGGTGAGCGAGCATCGCCGGAAGAAAGCTTCAGGCGAGCTCAAGGCTGAGGGTGAACAAGACTTCATTGACGTGATGTTGTCGCTAGAAGATGATGGACAACTCTCTGGGTTTCCTTATGATTCGAATACTAGCATCAAAGCTACCTGTCTG ACTGTTATAGCTGGCGGCAGCGACACCACATCAACCATGTTGACATGGGCCATCTCGTTACTGCTAAATCATCGATTTGCATTAGAAAAGCTAAAAGAAGAATTAGATCTTCATGTAGGTGTTGAACGTCAAGTGAATGAAACAGACTTAAAAAACCTGGTGTATCTTCAAGCTGTGGTAAAGGAGACTCTCCGCCTCTACCCCGTTGCTCCGCTCTCAGGTCCCCGGCAAGCCCTGGAAGACTGCACCATTGCTGGTTTCCACGTTCCTGCTGGAACTCGCTTGATCATAAATGCATGGAAGATTCACAGGGATCCAAGTGTGTGGACAAATCCATCAGCTTTCCAGCCAGAGAGGTTTCTCACAAGCCATGCAGGTGTTGATGTGAGAGGACAACACTTTGAGCTGATTCCTTTTGGTTCTGGCAGACGATCATGCCCAGGCATGTCATTTGCTCTACATGGTCTCCACTTGACACTTGCTAGACTCTTTCATGCTTTTGATCTGGCTACACCCATGGATCGGCCTGTGGACATGAGCGAGAGTACTGGAGTAACTTTACCAAAAGCAACTCCATTGGAGGTTCTTCTTTCTCCACGACCAGCTGCCAGGATCTATTGCTTTTGA